The proteins below come from a single Argentina anserina chromosome 1, drPotAnse1.1, whole genome shotgun sequence genomic window:
- the LOC126800221 gene encoding probable 2-oxoglutarate-dependent dioxygenase AOP1 produces MGRMSNTEAKIPVIDFSGDDLKPGTNSWLQACNRVCNALEDYGCFVATLSGADCLELHNTIFGSLDDLFDFPKENKLKNTYKKPFRGYHSPNPVHEGLGIDDPTDPEATHQFTKLFWPHGNHHFGETANSYAKLVTGLDQTVTRMIFEHYGVEKYCESHIGSTDYVLRLHKYNAADKEKTHKALPEHTDLNLTTIIHQNHVNGLEVKTKHGEQWIGFDASPNSFIFMTGDGFQVWSNDRIQPCLHRVTMSANAVRYSVLLSTFHNGIITVPEELIDDEHPLKYKPLNHQDYLASQLALPTSRVCVKNFCGL; encoded by the exons ATGGGTAGAATGTCTAACACAGAGGCCAAGATTCCGGTCATAGACTTCTCCGGCGATGACTTAAAGCCTGGAACAAATTCGTGGCTCCAAGCCTGCAACAGAGTCTGCAACGCACTCGAAGACTATGGCTGCTTTGTGGCGACACTGTCCGGTGCAGACTGTTTAGAGCTTCACAACACCATCTTTGGTAGCTTGGACGACTTGTTTGATTTCCCCAAAGAGAACAAGCTCAAGAACACTTACAAGAAGCCTTTCCGTGGTTACCATTCACCAAACCCTGTTCATGAAGGCTTGGGGATCGATGATCCAACAGACCCTGAGGCTACTCATCAGTTTACAAAACTCTTCTGGCCCCATGGAAATCATCATTTCGG TGAGACTGCAAATTCATATGCCAAGCTGGTGACGGGGTTAGACCAGACAGTGACAAGAATGATATTTGAGCACTATGGAGTGGAGAAGTACTGCGAGTCTCATATTGGATCCACTGACTATGTTCTTCGACTCCACAAATACAATGCAGCTGACAAGGAGAAAACCCACAAGGCTCTTCCTGAACACACAGACTTGAACCTCACTACCATTATTCATCAAAACCATGTGAATGGCTTGGAGGTCAAAACAAAGCATGGTGAACAATGGATTGGCTTTGATGCCTCCCCTAACTCTTTTATATTCATGACCGGCGACGGGTTTCAGGTATGGAGCAATGACAGGATACAACCTTGTCTGCATAGAGTGACGATGAGCGCAAATgcagtaagatactcagttctgCTCTCTACTTTCCACAATGGGATCATAACTGTGCCGGAGGAGTTGATCGATGACGAACACCCTTTGAAATATAAGCCACTGAATCATCAAGATTACCTTGCTTCACAACTGGCTCTACCTACCAGCAGGGTTTGTGTTAAGAACTTCTGTGGTCTTTGA
- the LOC126800211 gene encoding probable phosphoinositide phosphatase SAC9: protein MESPVGGVRQTSVIVVTLETGEVYVIASLSSRLDTQVIYVDPTTGALRYNAKPGSDVFKSEKEAMNFITNGSECLCRSTTYARAILGYAALGSFGLLLVATKLTATVPNMPGGGSVYTVTESQWIKILLQNPQPQGKGEVKNVNELTDMDIDGKHYFCEARDITRPFPSRMCLREPDDEFVWNAWFSMPFKNIGLPHHCVTLLQGFAECRNFGSSGNLEGVVALIARRSRLHPGTRYLARGLNSCSSTGNEVECEQLVWVPKRAGQTVPFNTYVWRRGTIPIWWGAELKITAAEAEIYVSDRDPYKGSAEYYQRLSKRYDAHNLDVPDGGTQNRKALVPIVCINLLRNGEGKSESILVQHFEESLNYIRTTGKLPYTRIHLVNYDWHASTKLKGEQQTIEGLWKHLKAPTVSIGISEGDYLPSRDRIKDCRGEIIYNDDLEGAFCLRSHQNGVIRFNCADSLDRTNAASYFGSLQVFVEQCRRLGISLDSDLAFGYQSMTNYAGYTAPLPPGWEKRSDAVTGKTYYIDHNTRTTTWMHPCPDKPWKRFDMSFDEFKRSTILSPVSQLADLFLLAGDIHATLYTGSKAMHSQILSIFNEDAGKFKQFSAAQNMKITLQRRYKNAVVDSSRQKQLEIFLGMRLFKHLPSVSFYPLNVVSRPSGFFLKPVANMFPSSNGEAGLLSFKRKDLIWVCPQAADVVELFIYLGEPCHVCQLLLTVSHGADDSTYPSTVDVRTGRCLDGLKLVLEGASIPHCVNGTNLIIPIPGPISAEDMAVTGAGARLHADDISTLPLLYDFEELEGELDFLTRVVALTFYPAVSGKTPITLGEVEVLGVSLPWKGVFNKEGPGARLPEQAKTFQNETKPSFSRSYTNPFSGASSIDVPPPVQTSASANNLVDLLTGEIIHSEHIAQPVIGNDTDNGGDLLDFLDQAVVEYHGAQNDHKLSSSHDGRASDSRSQQYINQLKLIAGPRMERKLDFMEAMKLEIERLRLNISAAERDRALLSIGTDPATINPNVLLDERYMGRLCRVANALALLGQASLEDRITSAIGLESTDDSVIDFWNISRIGECCYGSMCEVRAEGDPRTSKSFSESSGGGSPSTSLCSQCQRKACKVCCAGRGALLVTGYGSREATNYNGVVRQGGSSHGSQVDISTNRSVVLDGVVCKRCCHEIVLDALILDYMRVLLSMRRSSRANTAAHEALNQVTGFSLNNGLSESNQSSGKRSIKSLRQVLDGEESLAEFPFASFLHSVDTATDSAPLLSLLAPLDCGSWHSYWKAPPSTSCVEFIIVLGTLSDVSGVSLLISPCGYSEAEAPTVQIWASNKIHKEERSCMGKWDVQSLIASSSEYFGPEKLVREDQVPRHVKFAFKNPVRCRIIWITLRLQRPGLSSLNFENLNLLSLDENPFAEVTRCASFGGAVEREPCLHAKRILVVGSPVKKDIARTSSQGSDQMNMKSWLERDPQLNRFRVPIEAERVLENDLVLEQFLSPASPLLAGFRLDAFGAIKPLVTHSPSSNACVWDVSGTLLDDRYISPAVLFIQVSTFQEPHNMVTVAEYRLPEAKPGTAMYFDFPRKIQTRRITFKLLGDVTAFADDPTEQDDPGSRGLPVAAGLSLANRIKLYYYDDPYELGKWASLSAV from the exons ATGGAATCACCTG TTGGAGGTGTGAGGCAAACGTCTGTGATAGTTGTGACATTGGAGACTGGTGAAGTATATGTGATTGCGAGTTTATCGTCTAGGCTTGACACTCAGGTCATTTATGTTGATCCCACTACTGGAGCTCTTCGCTACAATGCCAAGCCTGGTTCTGATGTTTTTAAATCCGAGAAGGAAGCTATGAATTTCATTACAAATGGCTCAGAATGCTTGTGTAGGAGCACGACCTATGCGCGTGCGATCTTGGGATATGCTGCTTTGGGCAGCTTTGGTTTGCTTCTTGTGGCTACCAAGTTGACTGCTACTGTTCCGAATATGCCTGGCGGAGGGTCTGTGTATACGGTGACTGAGAGCCAGTGGATCAAGATTCTGCTTCAGAATCCGCAACCGCAGGGGAAAGGAGAAGTGAAGAATGTTAATGAGTTGACTGATATGGACATTGATGGCAAGCATTACTTTTGTGAGGCAAGGGACATCACTCGGCCATTTCCTAGTCGAATGTGCTTGCGTGAACCTGACGATGAATTCGTTTGGAATGCTTGGTTCTCGATGCCTTTCAAAAACATTGGGCTTCCACACCATTGTGTTACCCTTCTTCAG GGTTTTGCAGAATGTCGAAATTTTGGATCCTCAGGGAATCTGGAAGGAGTTGTTGCTCTCATAGCTCGTCGTAGCAGGCTGCATCCTGGTACTCGATACTTGGCTAGGGGATTAAATTCATGTTCTAGCACAG GAAACGAAGTGGAGTGTGAGCAACTTGTATGGGTCCCTAAAAGGGCTGGCCAAACAGTTCCTTTCAACACTTATGTTTGGCGGCGGGGTACAATTCCAATCTGGTGGGGTGCAGAATTAAAGATCACTGCTGCTGAAGCAGAAATATATGTTTCAGACCGTGATCCTTATAAAGGGAGCGCAGAATACTACCAGCGGTTGAGTAAAAGGTACGATGCACATAATTTAGATGTACCTGATGGGGGAACTCAGAACAGAAAAGCATTAGTTCCGATTGTATGTATCAACTTGCTTAGGAATGGAGAAGGAAAGTCAGAATCCATTTTAGTACAGCATTTTGAGGAATCTTTAAACTACATCAGAACCACAGGAAAACTTCCTTATACTCGAATTCATTTAGTAAACTATGACTGGCATGCAAGTACCAAGTTAAAAGGTGAACAGCAAACGATTGAAGGATTATGGAAACATCTGAAAGCACCCACTGTATCTATAGGCATTTCTGAAGGAGATTATTTGCCTTCACGAGACAGAATTAAGGACTGCAGAGGAGAAATCATCTATAATGATGATCTAGAAGGTGCTTTCTGCTTAAGATCCCATCAAAATGGTGTAATACGTTTCAACTGTGCTGATTCTTTGGATAGAACAAATGCTGCAAGTTATTTTGGCTCTCTTCAAGTTTTTGTGGAGCAGTGTAGGCGGCTAGGTATATCGCTTGACAGTGATTTGGCATTTGGTTATCAGTCAATGACTAATTATGCTGGGTACACAGCTCCTTTGCCGCCGGGATGGGAGAAGAGGTCTGATGCAGTAACAGGGAAAACATACTACATTGATCACAATACTAGGACCACAACATGGATGCATCCGTGTCCCGATAAACCTTGGAAGAGATTTGATATGTCATTTGACGAATTCAAGAGATCAACAATTTTATCTCCAGTATCCCAGCTTGCAGATCTTTTTCTGCTCGCTGGTGATATTCATGCAACACTTTATACTGGTTCTAAAGCTATGCATAGTCAAATCCTCAGCATTTTCAATGAAGATGCTGGAAAGTTTAAACAATTTTCTGCCGCACAGAATATGAAAATAACTTTGCAGAGGCGATACAAAAATGCAGTTGTAGACAGCTCTCGTCAAAAGCAATTGGAGATCTTCCTCGGAATGAGATTATTCAAGCATCTTCCATCAGTTTCTTTTTACCCTCTGAAT GTAGTCTCTCGACCATCTGGTTTCTTCCTTAAGCCAGTTGCTAATATGTTTCCAAGTTCCAATGGTGAAGCCGGTCTTCtgagtttcaaaagaaaagacCTAATCTGG GTTTGCCCACAAGCTGCAGATGTGGTTGAACTGTTTATCTATCTAGGTGAGCCTTGCCATGTATGTCAGCTTCTTCTCACAGTGTCCCACGGTGCAGATGACTCGACCTATCCATCAACAGTTGATGTAAGGACAGGGCGCTGTTTAGATGGGCTGAAACTGGTTTTAGAG GGTGCTTCAATACCTCACTGTGTAAATGGAACAAATCTCATAATACCCATACCTGGTCCAATTAGTGCAGAGGATATGGCTGTAACAGGAGCTGGTGCACGCCTTCATGCTGATGACATATCGACCCTTCCATTATTGTATGATTTTGAAGAATTGGAAGGAGAACTTGATTTCCTCACTCGTGTAGTTGCCCTTACATTTTATCCCGCTGTCTCGGGAAAAACCCCTATTACTCTTGGTGAG GTAGAAGTCCTCGGAGTTTCTCTTCCTTGGAAGGGTGTATTTAATAAAGAAGGCCCTGGTGCAAGATTACCTGAACAGGCTAAAACCTTTCAGAATGAAACCAAACCATCTTTTTCTCGTTCATATACCAACCCATTTTCTGGTGCTTCATCTATTGATGTGCCACCACCAGTGCAAACAAGTGCATCAGCAAACAATTTGGTTGACCTGTTGACCGGAGAGATCATTCATTCAGAACACATTGCTCAGCCAGTGATAGGAAATGACACTGACAATGGAGGTGACTTGCTTGATTTTTTGGACCAAGCTGTTGTTGAATATCATGGTGCTCAAAATGATCATAAATTGTCTTCATCGCACGATGGTAGAGCTTCAGATAGCAGATCCCAGCAGTACATTAATCAATTGAAATTAATTGCTGGGCCACGTATG GAAAGAAAACTAGACTTCATGGAAGCTATGAAACTTGAAATTGAGCGGCTCAGGCTGAATATTTCTGCTGCTGAAAGGGACAGAGCTTTATTATCAATTGGAACTGATCCTGCTACTATAAACCCTAACGTGTTACTTGATGAACGTTACATGGGAAGATTGTGCAGAGTTGCAAACGCCCTTGCACTTCTTGGACAAGCATCCTTGGAAGATAGAATTACATCTGCTATTGGTCTTGAgtctactgatgacagtgtgaTAGATTTTTGGAATATAAGTAGAATTGGGGAGTGTTGTTATGGTAGCATGTGTGAGGTGCGTGCCGAAGGTGATCCACGTACAAGTAAATCCTTTTCGGAATCATCAGGTGGAGGGTCTCCTTCAACCTCGTTATGTTCTCAGTGTCAAAGGAAAGCTTGTAAAGTTTGTTGTGCTGGAAGAGGAGCCCTTCTGGTTACAGGCTATGGCTCAAGGGAGGCCACAAATTATAATGGTGTGGTAAGGCAGGGGGGATCAAGCCATGGTAGCCAGGTTGATATCTCTACAAATCGCTCGGTAGTGCTTGATGGTGTTGTTTGCAAACGGTGCTGCCATGAAATCGTGCTTGATGCTTTGATATTGGACTACATGAGGGTTTTGTTAAGCATGAGAAGAAGCTCCCGTGCAAATACTGCTGCGCATGAAGCCTTAAACCAGGTGACTGGGTTTTCCTTAAACAATGGTCTTTCTGAGAGTAATCAGTCTTCTGGAAAGAGATCCATCAAATCTCTGCGACAAGTACTTGACGGAGAGGAATCCCTTGCTGAGTTTCCGTTCGCCAGCTTCTTACACTCG GTTGACACGGCTACTGATTCAGCTCCACTCTTGTCATTGCTTGCTCCTCTTGATTGTGGATCATGGCATTCTTACTGGAAAGCTCCTCCTAGTACATCCTGTGTTGAATTTATTATTGTTCttggtaccctttctgatgtcagTGGGGTTTCTTTGCTGATTAGTCCGTGTGGTTACTCTGAGGCTGAAGCTCCCACC GTGCAAATCTGGGCCAGCAATAAAATACACAAGGAAGAACGGTCATGCATGGGAAAATGGGATGTGCAATCCCTGATTGCGTCTTCCTCAGAATATTTTGGACCAGAAAAATTGGTTAGAGAAGATCAAGTGCCTAGGCATGTGAAGTTTGCATTCAAGAATCCAGTTCGATGTCGCATTATTTGGATAACGTTACGTCTTCAACGACCTGGTTTGAGTTCTTTAAATTTTGAGAACTTGAATCTGTTGTCTCTTGATGAAAATCCATTTGCAGAAGTAACTCGGTGTGCCTCTTTTGGAGGAGCTGTTGAAAGAGAGCCCTGTCTTCATGCAAAAAGGATACTGGTAGTAGGAAGTCCGGTGAAAAAAGATATAGCACGCACCTCTTCACAAGGCTCTGATCAAATGAATATGAAAAGCTGGCTGGAGAGAGATCCACAATTAAATAGATTTAGG GTTCCAATTGAGGCTGAGAGGGTGTTGGAGAATGATTTAGTCTTGGAACAATTCCTGTCTCCTGCTTCACCTTTGCTTGCTGGGTTTCGTCTTGATGCTTTTGGTGCAATAAAACCTTTGGTTACCCATTCGCCCTCTTCGAATGCATGTGTTTGGGATGTGTCAGGCACACTTTTAGATGACAGATACATCTCTCCTGCTGTGCTGTTCATACAAGTATCTACCTTCCAG GAACCCCACAACATGGTGACCGTTGCAGAATACAGGTTGCCCGAGGCTAAGCCTGGAACTGCTATGTATTTTGATTTCCCGAGaaaaatacaaactcgcaGAATTACATTTAAACTTCTTGGAGATGTTACAGCATTTGCAGATGACCCAACAGAACAGGACGATCCAGGTTCCAGGGGTCTACCAGTAGCAGCCGGATTGTCATTAGCCAATAGAATCAAGTTGTATTACTATGACGATCCCTATGAACTTGGAAAGTGGGCGAGCCTTTCGGCAGTTTGA
- the LOC126781962 gene encoding LOW QUALITY PROTEIN: uncharacterized protein LOC126781962 (The sequence of the model RefSeq protein was modified relative to this genomic sequence to represent the inferred CDS: inserted 2 bases in 1 codon), translating into MTTMLPVCSATSSCCSSHSQGLLNGGSHPISLFHKNFEARYVVDYRSLSNAMHFQRDSVKAHATKSFYSNVVKTTEQSIPMDFVDRSSCPNESVYNSCKYSDMLSSSGGNVDYQHPLGRFELKYVDSSDVLTIDEGLVELTDQSTVNSGTFITQVEPETISATDLTQETSTSISDSLDMNNDQLSSVNSSIGDLIDGVSKSFSESVDKGENAVKSSADTISSSISSVVERVNEAVDNVVKGISSTADQTGQFXGTKLTNFSTDLKEATSKGSVIAVDLLRRTVVVVDDSLANVASLAINSYQSSKAFLPPDISDALNLSEKRASEFLGPAKAALQQVYIAIEGLEENLGLDPNDPIIPFVLFLGTFATLWVIYMVRTYSGYSGDLSPQSTLELLTGKENAVLIDVRPEGLREKEGIPDLRRAARYRYANVTLPEVDAIVGKLLKNGRDLDDTLTAAVIRNLKIVQDRSKVIIMDSDGTRSKAIARSLRRMGLKNPYLVQGGFRSWVKDGLRIKELKPETTLTILNEDAEAILEEISPSPLQVVGYGVGLIAGLYALLEWEKTLQLIGIVGLGQTIYRRLASYENAEDFKQDVRLLLVPAQVGAQAFSWAAGKLESNGIGLPTAPSSSDVKNRVLQAAAKHQSQPFDTDGLPDPSPGSTNPVNENVDLSEA; encoded by the exons ATGACAACAATGTTACCTGTTTGCTCAGCCACCTCTAGCTGCTGCTCTTCTCATTCTCAG GGTTTGTTGAATGGAGGATCACATCCAATTTCTCTATTCCACAAGAATTTCGAGGCCAGATATGTTGTGGATTACAGGAGCTTGTCGAATGCTATGCATTTCCAAAGAGACTCGGTGAAAGCTCATGCAACCAAGTCTTTCTACTCGAATGTTGTGAAAACCACAGAACAGTCTATCCCCATGGATTTTGTTGACAGGAGTTCCTGCCCAAACGAATCAGTATATAATAGTTGCAAGTATTCAGATATGTTGAGTTCGTCTGGTGGAAATGTAGATTACCAGCATCCTTTGGGAAGGTTTGAGCTGAAATATGTAGACAGTTCTGATGTATTGACCATTGATGAAGGACTTGTGGAGTTAACTGACCAATCCACTGTGAATAGCGGTACTTTCATTACACAAGTAGAACCAGAAACCATATCAGCTACTGATTTGACACAAGAAACTTCTACCTCCATATCAGACTCCCTAGACATGAACAATGATCAGTTGTCCAGTGTGAACTCTAGTATTGGGGATCTTATTGATGGGGTCAGCAAGTCCTTCAGTGAGTCCGTAGATAAGGGCGAAAATGCTGTGAAAAGCTCAGCAGATACAATCTCTTCGTCAATATCATCAGTTGTTGAAAGAGTCAATGAAGCAGTGGATAATGTTGTTAAAGGAATTTCTTCGACTGCTGATCAAACTGGACAATT TGGTACTAAATTGACAAACTTTTCAACTGACTTAAAGGAAGCCACAAGTAAAGGAAGTGTGATTGCTGTTGACCTGTTGAGACGCACGGTTGTTGTAGTGGACGATTCTCTAGCAAATGTGGCTTCCCTCGCTATTAACTCTTATCAATCTTCCAAGGCCTTTCTTCCTCCTGACATCAGTGATGCACTAAATTTGTCAGAAAAGAGAGCATCAGAGTTTTTGGGGCCTGCCAAGGCTGCTTTGCAACAG GTTTATATTGCTATTGAGGGATTGGAAGAAAATCTTGGCTTGGATCCAAATGATCCAATCATTCCATTTGTTCTGTTCCTCGGCACCTTTGCCACTTTATG GGTCATTTATATGGTGCGGACATACAGTGGTTATTCTGGAGATTTATCTCCTCAATCTACGTTGGAGCTCTTGACAGGGAAGGAGAATGCTGTTCTCATTGACGTCCGACCTGAG GGtttgagagaaaaagaaggtaTTCCTGATCTAAGACGAGCAGCTCGCTATCGCTATGCAAATGTGACTCTACCTGAG GTTGATGCCATAGTAGGGAAGTTGTTAAAGAATGGAAGAGATCTAGATGACACATTAACTGCTGCTGTTATTCGGAACTTGAAGATTGTTCAG GACAGGTCCAAGGTCATAATTATGGATTCTGATGGTACTCGTTCGAAAGCAATTGCAAGATCCTTGAGAAGAATGGGGCTTAAG AATCCTTACTTGGTTCAAGGTGGCTTTCGATCTTGGGTAAAAGATGGTCTTCGAATTAAAGAACTCAAACCTGAGACAACACTGACCATACTTAATGAG GACGCTGAGGCTATTCTGGAGGAAATCAGTCCTTCTCCACTGCAAGTAGTTGGGTATGGTGTG GGTTTGATTGCAGGACTGTATGCATTACTAG AGTGGGAAAAGACATTACAACTAATTGGCATTGTTGGCCTTGGTCAG ACCATCTATCGGCGGCTGGCATCTTATGAGAATGCTGAAGATTTTAAGCAAGATGTGCG GTTGCTGCTTGTTCCGGCACAAGTTGGAGCTCAGGCATTTTCTTGGGCAGCTGGAAAATTGGAATCGAATGGCATCGGTCTGCCAACAGCTCCTTCCTCCTCAGATGTCAAAAACCGGGTCTTGCAAGCGGCTGCAAAGCATCAATCTCAACCTTTTGATACTGATGGCCTCCCAGATCCATCTCCTGGATCAACAAATCCGGTCAATGAGAATGTAGATCTCTCTGAAGCGTAG
- the LOC126805516 gene encoding serine carboxypeptidase II-2, translated as MFKPRWACVLIFLLNLHLGSVFATVPTDPLVQQRLDRVLKLPGQTFNVSFAHYAGYINVNEDAGRALFYWFVEAAEDPASKPLVLWLNGGPGCSSIAYGMAEEVGPFHIQADGKTLYLNPYSWNQVANILFLDSPVGVGFSYSNTTSDLLSNGDIRTASDSLAFLLKWLERYPQYKGRDFYITGESYAGHYVPQLSQAIVKYNLVTKEKAINLKGYMVGNALTDDYHDHLGVFQFMWSAGLISDQTYKALNLFCDFQSFIHTSNSCDSILDIASAELGNIDPYSIYTPSCPANVSQSNRLLKRMHVAGRINEKYDPCTEKHSVVYFNLPEVQKALHVDQHHAPSKWGTCSDVVYTTWKDSPRTVLDVYRELIHSGLRIWMFSGDTDAVIPVTSTRYSIDSLKLPTVKPWRAWYDEGQVGGWTQEYAGLTFVSVRGAGHEVPLHKPKLALTLIKNFLSGSSMPSMQLVNDS; from the exons ATGTTCAAACCCAGATGGGCGTGTGTTCTCATATTCCTCCTCAATCTTCATCTGGGTAGTGTTTTTGCCACTGTTCCAACAGACCCACTTGTCCAACAGCGATTGGATAGAGTCCTTAAGCTTCCGGGGCAGACCTTCAACGTGAGCTTTGCACACTATGCTGGGTACATCAATGTTAATGAAGATGCTGGGAGGGCTCTCTTCTACTGGTTTGTTGAGGCTGCTGAGGACCCTGCTTCTAAGCCCCTTGTTCTCTGGCTAAATGGAG GACCTGGTTGTTCATCAATTGCTTATGGAATGGCAGAGGAAGTTGGCCCATTTCATATTCAAGCTGATGGGAAGACTTTGTATTTGAATCCTTACTCTTGGAATCAAG TTGCTAacattctttttcttgattCACCTGTTGGCGTTGGGTTTTCTTATTCAAACACAACCTCTGATTTGCTATCTAATGGAGATATAAGGACTG CTAGCGACTCCCTGGCATTTCTATTGAAGTGGCTTGAGCGCTATCCCCAGTACAAAGGAAGGGACTTTTATATCACAGGAGAGAGTTATGCAG GACATTATGTTCCTCAGTTAAGCCAAGCAATTGTGAAATACAACTTGGTAACTAAGGAAAAGGCAATTAATCTGAAGGGCTATATG GTGGGAAATGCTCTTACGGATGATTACCATGATCACTTGGGGGTTTTCCAGTTTATGTGGTCAGCTGGTTTGATTTCTGATCAAACATACAAGGCGCTTAACCTTTTTTGTGATTTCCAGTCATTCATACACACCTCAAATTCATGTGATAGCATTCTAGACATTGCTAGTGCAGAACTTGGAAACATTGACCCTTACAGCATTTACACTCCGTCTTGCCCTGCAAATGTTAGCCAGTCAAATCGTCTGTTGAAACGAATGCAT GTGGCTGGCCGAATCAATGAAAAGTATGATCCTTGCACTGAGAAACACTCAGTTGTATACTTCAATCTACCTGAGGTTCAAAAGGCTCTTCATGTTGATCAACACCATGCACCATCTAAATGGGGAACCTGCAG TGATGTGGTGTACACTACTTGGAAGGATTCTCCTAGGACAGTGCTGGATGTCTACCGGGAGTTGATCCATTCAGGACTTCGTATATGGATGTTCAG CGGTGATACAGATGCGGTAATCCCAGTTACATCTACCCGATACAGTATAGACTCCCTTAAGCTTCCAACTGTCAAACCTTGGCGTGCCTGGTACGATGAGGGGCAG GTTGGAGGCTGGACTCAAGAATATGCTGGGCTGACATTTGTATCAGTGAGGGGAGCAGGCCATGAAGTCCCGCTGCACAAACCAAAGCTAGCGCTCACTCTTATTAAGAACTTTTTGTCAGGGTCCTCAATGCCATCTATGCAACTTGTCAATGACTCTTAG
- the LOC126790855 gene encoding uncharacterized protein LOC126790855 isoform X1: MVVGSSNPQVKEIAFRRRIASIFNKREDDFPSLREYNDYLEEVENMIFNYIEGKDVAAIDARIAQYEKENAEQIMINRARKAEELAAALAASKGQPVQDDADVALNQGSQAGFGTGTQGQYAPTISGQPRPVGMGGPQPLPLGGVHDMHGYDDEEMMQLRVERGPRAGGWSPNISRKRALEEAFSSIWVS, from the exons ATGGTGGTTGGCAGTTCTAATCCCCAAGTTAAGGAGATAGCATTCAGGAGAAGGATCGCGAGCAt ATTCAATAAACGAGAAGACGATTTTCCTTCCTTGAGAGAGTACAATGATTACTTGGAGGAAGTAGAGAATATGA TATTTAACTATATCGAAGGAAAAGATGTCGCTGCTATTGATGCCAGAATTGCACAGTATGAGAAAGAAAATGCTGAGCAAATAATGATCAATAGAGCGCGCAAG GCTGAAGAACTAGCTGCAGCTTTAGCAGCAAGCAAGGGTCAGCCTGTACAGGATGATGCTGATGTG GCTCTGAACCAAGGCTCTCAAGCAGGATTTGGTACTGGTACGCAGGGGCAATATGCACCTACTATTTCTGGACAACCACGACCAGTTGGCATGGGAGGCCCACAACCTCTGCCACTCGGAGGGGTGCATGATATGCATGGATATGATGACGAAGAAATGATGCAGCTGCGAGTAGAGAGAGGTCCAAGGGCAGGAGGGTGGAGTCCAAATATAAGCAGGAAGAGGGCACTTGAAGAAGCCTTTAGTAGCATCTGGGTTTCATAG
- the LOC126790855 gene encoding uncharacterized protein LOC126790855 isoform X2 — protein sequence MVVGSSNPQVKEIAFRRRIASIFNKREDDFPSLREYNDYLEEVENMRKDVAAIDARIAQYEKENAEQIMINRARKAEELAAALAASKGQPVQDDADVALNQGSQAGFGTGTQGQYAPTISGQPRPVGMGGPQPLPLGGVHDMHGYDDEEMMQLRVERGPRAGGWSPNISRKRALEEAFSSIWVS from the exons ATGGTGGTTGGCAGTTCTAATCCCCAAGTTAAGGAGATAGCATTCAGGAGAAGGATCGCGAGCAt ATTCAATAAACGAGAAGACGATTTTCCTTCCTTGAGAGAGTACAATGATTACTTGGAGGAAGTAGAGAATATGA GAAAAGATGTCGCTGCTATTGATGCCAGAATTGCACAGTATGAGAAAGAAAATGCTGAGCAAATAATGATCAATAGAGCGCGCAAG GCTGAAGAACTAGCTGCAGCTTTAGCAGCAAGCAAGGGTCAGCCTGTACAGGATGATGCTGATGTG GCTCTGAACCAAGGCTCTCAAGCAGGATTTGGTACTGGTACGCAGGGGCAATATGCACCTACTATTTCTGGACAACCACGACCAGTTGGCATGGGAGGCCCACAACCTCTGCCACTCGGAGGGGTGCATGATATGCATGGATATGATGACGAAGAAATGATGCAGCTGCGAGTAGAGAGAGGTCCAAGGGCAGGAGGGTGGAGTCCAAATATAAGCAGGAAGAGGGCACTTGAAGAAGCCTTTAGTAGCATCTGGGTTTCATAG